In a single window of the Blastopirellula retiformator genome:
- the mutY gene encoding A/G-specific adenine glycosylase, translated as MDASASSSPLPDAPWRRKFQRQILAWYAGAARHLPWRENRDPYRIWISEIMLQQTQVATVRGYFQRFIAAFPMVADLAAADEAEVLRLWEGLGYYRRARQLHAAAQEIVAEHDGQFPRDFDDVLALPGIGRYTAGAICSIAYDAQAPILEANTIRLHARLLAYREDPTKTPGQRLLWQFAEHILPTSDVSSFNQALMELGSEICTPRNPQCDACPVATLCQARQENAVAQIPAPKKKMQYEDRVEVAIVVRRKKEVLLRQCGEGERWAGLWDFPRFQVASEADLVSGQLASQLQERTGLSAAIGSRLTTIKHGVTRYRITLHCHEAERASGRLRKDETAPLVWAAVDQLHDFALSTTGRKIARLLAK; from the coding sequence ATGGACGCTTCCGCATCTTCTTCCCCGTTACCCGACGCCCCCTGGCGGCGGAAGTTTCAGCGACAGATTCTCGCCTGGTACGCCGGCGCAGCCCGCCATCTTCCCTGGCGCGAAAATCGCGATCCGTATCGCATCTGGATCAGCGAGATCATGCTGCAGCAAACGCAGGTCGCTACGGTCCGGGGGTACTTCCAGCGGTTCATCGCCGCCTTCCCCATGGTCGCCGATCTGGCCGCCGCCGACGAGGCCGAAGTGCTGCGGCTGTGGGAAGGGCTCGGCTACTATCGCCGCGCTCGCCAACTGCACGCCGCCGCGCAAGAGATTGTCGCCGAGCATGACGGCCAGTTCCCCCGCGACTTTGACGATGTCCTCGCGCTGCCAGGCATCGGGCGCTACACGGCCGGCGCCATTTGCTCGATCGCCTACGACGCCCAGGCGCCGATCCTCGAAGCGAACACCATTCGCCTGCACGCGCGGCTGCTCGCCTATCGCGAAGATCCGACCAAGACCCCCGGCCAGCGGCTGCTGTGGCAATTTGCCGAGCATATCCTGCCCACTTCCGACGTCAGCAGCTTTAACCAAGCGCTGATGGAACTGGGGAGCGAGATCTGCACGCCCCGCAATCCGCAGTGCGACGCCTGTCCGGTGGCGACGCTCTGCCAAGCCCGCCAGGAAAACGCCGTCGCCCAGATCCCGGCCCCCAAAAAGAAGATGCAGTACGAAGACCGCGTCGAGGTGGCGATCGTCGTACGGCGGAAGAAAGAAGTCCTACTCCGCCAATGTGGCGAAGGCGAGCGCTGGGCCGGGCTGTGGGACTTCCCCCGCTTTCAGGTCGCCAGTGAGGCCGATCTGGTCAGCGGCCAATTGGCGTCGCAACTGCAAGAACGCACCGGCCTGTCAGCCGCTATCGGTTCTCGGCTAACGACCATCAAACATGGCGTAACCCGCTACCGGATCACGCTCCACTGTCACGAAGCGGAAAGAGCGTCCGGCCGTCTGCGCAAAGACGAAACCGCCCCGCTGGTCTGGGCGGCGGTCGATCAGCTGCACGACTTCGCCCTGAGCACGACCGGGCGGAAAATTGCCCGGCTGTTGGCGAAATAG
- a CDS encoding DUF1559 domain-containing protein has translation MKQVRFRRGFTLVELLVVIAIIGVLIALLLPAVQQAREAARRMQCSNNLKQLGLALHNYHDQFLAFPPGSVSSTVPRNGGSSGNSFGPSFYGMMLAFFEQRSLYDQMVWVGESPGYIDEGSGSAGDQNKGPVLAAGPISAMRCPSSAGPESNGYESFAHYAGISGCAEPTSFTESRIATVTVGGQPTLVSGGGMMLPNYSTSFNFCTDGSSNTVILGEMSGGLIRLDNDRSYPTASGTDHGWLMGNRVTGYPPNLDSGANSSDMRCFNTNTIRYSPNQAPFAYQLFPGMASNVGANNPLSSEHPGGVMTAFADGSVQFIPDTVFLETLKQLATRDDGQVNAQF, from the coding sequence ATGAAACAGGTCCGTTTTCGTCGCGGTTTCACCTTGGTGGAACTGTTGGTCGTGATCGCAATTATTGGAGTGCTGATCGCGCTTCTGTTGCCAGCAGTGCAGCAAGCTCGGGAAGCGGCTCGCCGCATGCAGTGCAGCAACAATCTAAAGCAGCTGGGGCTGGCGCTGCACAACTACCATGATCAGTTTTTGGCGTTTCCGCCTGGTAGCGTGAGTTCGACGGTACCGCGGAACGGGGGAAGCAGTGGAAACAGCTTTGGCCCAAGTTTCTATGGCATGATGCTGGCCTTCTTTGAACAACGTTCGTTGTACGATCAGATGGTCTGGGTTGGCGAGTCGCCAGGCTATATCGACGAAGGCTCGGGGAGCGCTGGTGACCAGAACAAGGGGCCGGTACTTGCCGCGGGGCCGATTTCGGCAATGCGCTGTCCTTCGTCAGCAGGACCAGAGTCGAATGGGTACGAATCGTTTGCGCACTACGCAGGGATCTCGGGATGTGCTGAGCCTACCTCCTTCACAGAATCGCGGATTGCGACTGTGACCGTGGGTGGGCAGCCCACATTGGTTTCTGGCGGCGGCATGATGTTGCCCAACTATTCCACCAGCTTCAATTTCTGTACCGATGGCTCCTCAAACACCGTGATTCTGGGAGAGATGTCGGGCGGCCTGATACGTCTGGACAACGATCGCAGCTATCCCACGGCCTCTGGTACCGACCATGGTTGGTTGATGGGAAATCGTGTGACCGGCTATCCGCCCAATCTAGACTCCGGGGCGAACAGCAGCGACATGCGATGTTTCAACACCAACACCATTCGCTATTCGCCCAATCAGGCTCCCTTCGCTTATCAGCTGTTTCCTGGCATGGCGAGCAACGTCGGCGCCAACAATCCGTTGAGTTCCGAGCATCCCGGGGGCGTTATGACCGCGTTCGCGGATGGATCTGTTCAGTTCATCCCCGATACCGTCTTCCTTGAAACGCTCAAGCAATTGGCGACCCGCGACGATGGTCAGGTCAATGCCCAGTTTTAA
- the bcp gene encoding thioredoxin-dependent thiol peroxidase — protein MADWVEEGKKAPAFTLAADDGSKVKLSELAGSPVVLYFYPKDDTPGCTKEACAFRDQKKELTKRGAKVFGVSPDDVDSHVKFRDKYKLNFPLLADVGHKVAEKYGAWREKNMYGKVSMGIQRSTFLIDADGKVAKVWKRVQVDGHDQKVIEALDELLKK, from the coding sequence ATGGCGGATTGGGTTGAAGAAGGCAAGAAAGCTCCGGCGTTTACGCTCGCCGCGGATGACGGCTCGAAGGTCAAGCTGTCGGAACTGGCCGGCTCGCCGGTCGTCCTCTACTTCTATCCAAAGGACGACACCCCGGGCTGCACCAAAGAAGCGTGCGCCTTCCGCGATCAAAAGAAAGAGCTGACTAAGCGCGGCGCCAAGGTCTTTGGCGTCAGCCCCGACGACGTCGACAGCCACGTCAAGTTTCGGGACAAGTACAAGCTCAACTTCCCGCTGCTGGCCGACGTCGGACACAAGGTGGCCGAAAAGTATGGCGCCTGGCGTGAGAAGAACATGTACGGCAAGGTCTCGATGGGGATCCAGCGCAGCACCTTCTTGATCGACGCCGACGGCAAAGTCGCCAAGGTCTGGAAACGGGTCCAGGTTGACGGGCACGATCAGAAAGTGATCGAAGCGCTGGATGAGCTGTTGAAGAAGTAA
- a CDS encoding WD40 repeat domain-containing protein, whose protein sequence is MTRLLVLFALAGGLNLAGVTSAAAQSHHWDSADGKFSIDGKLLRVEKGECVIQADDGREIRVGFGQLSLADLAYASDWKNGVLPQPAKPAAPTSGGFAPPRRPSRPPMTPAMPQPSPSPTPTLQPEPSIPFKPPTSKVPLSQFPPAQTPAMTPPAARPWKTLPIAGRQLFASEAVSPWLMQLQQRQVKVFDLRTPEAPVRDFLFDGPSYLGAISTSGKWVAAAASDNSGFFIAELARVPLKNKLNITRLGRIDQLVFAGDDRLLLVDGGQTPKEIIAIDPHGMFIKWRMKAEFETLVVSPSGKWFVPLAQKGDIPVYDCQTGKQVRLLKTPQTRDLGVFSADDKFFATLDTKTGSGFILAKCNLETQRRELTKASGSAPNSMREPLGRCLQWPDSQGPIFVGRGVMIYADPVGSMQEFVWPTGVTITGPVRFLSPTVAFGFTDTAGYINYDPR, encoded by the coding sequence ATGACCCGACTTCTTGTCCTGTTCGCGTTGGCCGGCGGCTTAAACCTGGCAGGCGTCACCTCAGCCGCCGCCCAGTCGCATCACTGGGATTCGGCCGACGGTAAGTTTTCGATCGATGGCAAGCTCTTGCGCGTCGAGAAAGGGGAGTGCGTGATCCAAGCTGACGACGGGCGAGAAATTCGCGTCGGGTTTGGCCAACTCAGCCTCGCCGATCTGGCCTACGCCTCGGATTGGAAAAACGGCGTGCTCCCCCAGCCAGCCAAGCCGGCCGCGCCCACCTCGGGCGGTTTCGCGCCGCCTCGCCGTCCGTCACGGCCGCCGATGACGCCGGCCATGCCGCAGCCCTCGCCAAGTCCAACGCCAACGCTGCAGCCAGAGCCGTCGATCCCATTCAAGCCGCCGACGTCCAAGGTCCCATTATCCCAGTTTCCGCCAGCCCAAACTCCGGCCATGACGCCTCCCGCAGCGCGGCCTTGGAAAACCTTGCCGATCGCGGGGCGTCAGTTGTTCGCGTCCGAAGCCGTCAGCCCCTGGCTGATGCAACTACAACAGCGGCAGGTCAAGGTGTTTGACCTGCGAACGCCGGAGGCGCCGGTTCGCGATTTTCTGTTCGATGGGCCAAGCTACCTGGGCGCGATCAGCACCAGCGGCAAGTGGGTCGCAGCAGCCGCCAGCGATAACAGCGGCTTCTTCATTGCGGAACTTGCCAGAGTGCCTCTAAAAAACAAGCTGAATATCACCCGGCTAGGGCGAATCGATCAGTTGGTCTTCGCGGGCGACGATCGCTTGTTGCTGGTCGATGGCGGCCAAACTCCCAAGGAGATCATCGCCATCGACCCGCATGGCATGTTCATCAAGTGGAGGATGAAGGCCGAGTTTGAAACGCTGGTCGTCAGTCCGTCCGGCAAATGGTTCGTGCCGCTGGCGCAAAAAGGCGACATCCCGGTCTACGATTGCCAGACCGGCAAACAAGTTCGTCTGCTCAAGACCCCTCAGACACGCGACCTGGGCGTTTTCTCGGCCGACGACAAATTCTTTGCGACGCTCGACACAAAAACGGGCTCCGGCTTTATCTTGGCCAAGTGCAACCTCGAGACGCAGCGCCGCGAACTGACCAAGGCGTCAGGCTCCGCTCCCAATTCGATGCGCGAACCGCTCGGCCGTTGCCTGCAGTGGCCTGACTCGCAGGGGCCGATTTTCGTCGGTCGCGGCGTCATGATCTACGCCGATCCGGTAGGCAGCATGCAAGAGTTCGTCTGGCCGACCGGCGTCACGATCACCGGCCCGGTTCGCTTTCTCTCACCCACGGTCGCCTTCGGCTTTACCGACACCGCAGGCTACATCAACTACGACCCGCGCTAG
- a CDS encoding undecaprenyl-diphosphate phosphatase, with translation MHTSFWQIVVLAIVQGIAEFLPISSSGHVVILATLLGVTAEQFDVVELNIFLHLGTFASIVAYYWREILRLLSEDRRVVALLVLGTIPAVAAALILKATDLDQILESPLVAAICLLATGGLLLWTSCQAGGDADYRKLPWLQALGIGIAQAIAILPGISRSGMTIAAGLKTELKPQQAATFSFLLALPAILGATTWEVLQRMRDAEVGPQLPLSQLLGGALIAAVVGYVSIALLVRVLEKKRLHYFAWWCFLVGGGMLIYLAVR, from the coding sequence GTGCATACGTCTTTTTGGCAAATCGTCGTTTTGGCGATCGTGCAGGGGATCGCCGAGTTCCTGCCGATCAGTTCTTCCGGCCATGTCGTCATCCTGGCGACCCTACTGGGGGTGACTGCCGAGCAGTTCGATGTGGTGGAACTGAATATATTTCTGCACTTAGGAACATTCGCGTCGATCGTCGCCTACTACTGGCGCGAAATTTTGCGGCTCCTCTCTGAGGATCGCCGCGTCGTCGCGCTGCTGGTCTTGGGGACGATTCCCGCGGTCGCGGCGGCGCTGATACTGAAAGCGACCGACTTGGACCAAATACTCGAGAGCCCGCTGGTCGCGGCAATCTGTTTGTTGGCTACCGGGGGGCTGCTGCTGTGGACCAGTTGCCAGGCTGGCGGCGACGCGGATTACCGTAAACTCCCCTGGCTCCAGGCCTTGGGGATCGGCATCGCCCAAGCGATCGCGATCTTGCCCGGCATTTCACGCAGCGGCATGACGATCGCCGCGGGGCTGAAAACCGAGTTGAAACCGCAACAAGCGGCGACCTTTTCCTTCCTACTGGCGCTGCCGGCGATCTTAGGAGCGACCACCTGGGAAGTGCTACAGCGCATGCGCGACGCCGAGGTGGGCCCGCAACTTCCGCTGTCGCAATTGTTGGGAGGCGCGTTGATTGCCGCGGTGGTCGGATACGTTTCGATCGCGCTGTTGGTGCGCGTGCTAGAGAAGAAGCGCCTGCACTACTTTGCGTGGTGGTGCTTTTTGGTCGGCGGCGGAATGTTGATCTACCTAGCGGTCCGCTAG
- a CDS encoding DUF4870 domain-containing protein: MEPEIPESEQRTLAMLCHLLSFSGYVVPIPLVNVIAPLVMWMMKKDESPFIDHHGKESINFQLTILIYAIIGVVLTCAFGVGIVVLILVGAFAIVAPIIAAVKANEGVWYQYPLCIRFF, from the coding sequence ATGGAACCGGAAATCCCTGAATCTGAACAACGCACGCTGGCGATGCTCTGCCATCTCCTCTCGTTTTCCGGCTATGTCGTCCCGATTCCGCTGGTCAACGTGATCGCGCCGCTGGTGATGTGGATGATGAAAAAGGATGAATCGCCGTTCATCGATCATCACGGCAAAGAGTCGATCAATTTCCAGCTGACGATACTCATTTATGCGATCATCGGCGTCGTTTTGACCTGTGCCTTTGGCGTGGGAATTGTGGTGTTGATCCTGGTGGGGGCCTTTGCCATCGTCGCTCCGATCATCGCCGCGGTCAAAGCGAATGAGGGGGTGTGGTACCAATATCCGTTGTGCATTCGGTTCTTCTAG
- a CDS encoding efflux RND transporter permease subunit, whose translation MSMQDRRPTFFQRYSLLILMAVFFLIPFALRGARLSLEKMKNDVKDWLPDDFTETKDLAWFRDHFLGEQFVLISWEGCTADDQRLQLLSEKLVPTAGEGGDKKFGAQVAGHDENFAGDRYGLYLTGELYENWGGENEKWFKGTGEKWYYLLPDGELRRWNGGSTMLGAMYRIGEQALTGGHKLSGEYAATVDPIYYKRPATLQAHLFKSVVTGPQVLAQLAEPGGSLLRDEENANSADLADADRIAHQRLEGVLFGPDGEQTCLIATLSDAGKVDLRRTLGRGFMGRPLGRLRQLAIEAGIPQEELHLGGPPVDNVAIDEEGEITLARLVLFAVGVGVFLSYLCLRSVKLTIMVFFVGGVSAITSMSLVYWLGSAPDAVLMSMPAVVYVLGLAGAIHIINYYKDAVEENGIHGAAEMAVSHGWRPCLIAAVTTALGLGSLATSNIAPIKKFGIFSALGVMATLLLLFTYLPAALQQWPPKVKKAKDGALQAKSPMTIWMEKFSLRVADFIIARSTVVATACFIAFLIFGYGLTRINTSVQLLKMFDSGSEIIQDYAWLEENIGKLVPMELVVRVEPSLQGHTGDEQPSDPEEAAEEKFKYTFLERMEMAERVQNAVEQVLGPQGRDLVGNGMSVATFAPVLPESGGSFRDVAIRGAYNRRLEEHREEFLKTDYLRTEEESGAELWRVSLRLGALQDIEYGRFVADLREIAEPVIAAYRKRDEILRTIDKDNAGQGFAKAGVTLLGANFMAYKEQADKAEAGEQVVYKLDPQKIYAETLFDLLANARLEVHYFDPIGDSLHPEGNSQGRLDLLMDRDQYFVVVADSPKYDLAAIESAGKTVIDATHYKYDPTSPMFAVTDPDLPELTIVYTGVVPVVYKAARTLLSSLVESTLWAFGLIALVMAWVLKSARAGIVSMLPNVFPVVLIFGFMGMTGIEVDIGTMMTASVAMGIAVDDTIHFLTWFRWGLDKGLSRPDSIREAYRRCAVAMMQTTIIGGVGLSVFAVSSFTPTQRFGYLMVSLLAAALLGDLVFLPALLAGPLGSMFRPARKAHLGHDPSDDEARHDSEEDHDSPSVIPVAIHRSEENHNENGHGDSGKRTDSHYRSGKSG comes from the coding sequence ATGTCCATGCAAGATCGCCGTCCTACGTTTTTCCAACGTTACTCTCTCCTCATTTTGATGGCGGTCTTCTTCCTGATACCGTTTGCGCTACGCGGTGCGCGACTGTCTCTGGAGAAGATGAAGAACGACGTCAAAGACTGGCTTCCAGACGACTTTACGGAAACGAAAGACCTGGCCTGGTTCCGCGATCACTTTCTGGGTGAGCAGTTCGTCTTGATCAGTTGGGAAGGATGCACGGCCGACGATCAGCGGCTGCAACTCCTCTCCGAAAAGCTGGTTCCCACCGCCGGCGAAGGGGGCGATAAAAAGTTTGGCGCCCAAGTCGCCGGACACGACGAGAACTTCGCCGGCGATCGCTACGGACTCTACCTGACCGGCGAACTTTACGAGAACTGGGGAGGAGAGAACGAGAAGTGGTTCAAGGGAACAGGGGAGAAATGGTACTACCTGCTGCCCGACGGTGAGCTGCGCCGCTGGAATGGCGGCAGCACCATGCTGGGCGCCATGTATCGCATTGGCGAACAGGCGCTGACCGGCGGTCATAAACTCTCTGGCGAGTACGCCGCCACCGTCGATCCCATCTATTACAAACGCCCGGCAACCTTGCAGGCGCATCTCTTCAAATCAGTTGTCACCGGTCCGCAAGTGCTGGCCCAACTGGCCGAGCCCGGCGGTTCGCTGTTGCGTGACGAAGAGAACGCCAACAGCGCCGATCTGGCCGATGCCGATCGGATCGCGCACCAACGACTCGAAGGGGTCCTGTTTGGCCCCGATGGCGAACAAACCTGTTTGATCGCCACCCTCAGCGACGCCGGCAAGGTCGATTTGCGGCGTACGTTAGGCCGCGGCTTTATGGGCCGTCCGCTTGGTCGGTTGCGGCAACTGGCGATCGAAGCCGGCATTCCGCAAGAGGAATTGCACTTGGGCGGTCCGCCGGTCGACAACGTCGCCATCGACGAAGAAGGTGAAATCACGCTGGCCCGCTTAGTGCTGTTTGCGGTTGGGGTCGGCGTCTTCCTGTCGTACCTCTGCTTGCGCAGCGTCAAGCTGACGATCATGGTCTTTTTCGTCGGCGGCGTCAGCGCGATCACCAGCATGTCGCTCGTCTACTGGCTCGGCAGCGCTCCCGATGCGGTGCTGATGTCGATGCCGGCGGTGGTTTATGTGTTGGGCTTGGCCGGCGCGATCCACATCATCAACTACTACAAAGATGCGGTCGAAGAAAACGGCATCCATGGCGCCGCCGAGATGGCGGTCTCGCATGGTTGGCGTCCCTGCTTGATCGCCGCGGTCACCACGGCGCTCGGCCTCGGCTCGCTGGCGACCAGCAACATCGCCCCGATCAAAAAGTTCGGCATCTTCTCAGCGCTGGGCGTGATGGCGACCTTGCTGCTGTTGTTCACTTACTTGCCGGCCGCCCTGCAGCAATGGCCGCCGAAGGTGAAGAAAGCGAAGGATGGCGCCTTGCAAGCCAAGTCGCCGATGACGATCTGGATGGAGAAATTCAGCCTTCGCGTCGCCGACTTTATCATCGCCCGCAGCACCGTGGTCGCCACCGCTTGCTTCATCGCCTTCCTGATCTTCGGTTATGGACTGACGCGGATTAACACGTCGGTTCAGTTGCTGAAGATGTTCGACAGCGGATCGGAAATCATCCAGGACTACGCCTGGCTGGAAGAGAACATCGGCAAGCTCGTGCCGATGGAACTGGTCGTTCGCGTCGAACCGAGCCTGCAGGGTCACACCGGCGACGAGCAACCCTCCGATCCCGAGGAAGCGGCCGAAGAGAAATTCAAATACACCTTCCTGGAACGGATGGAAATGGCCGAGCGCGTGCAGAACGCGGTCGAGCAGGTCCTGGGCCCGCAAGGTCGCGACCTGGTCGGTAACGGCATGAGCGTCGCCACCTTTGCGCCGGTACTGCCGGAGTCAGGCGGTTCGTTCCGCGACGTCGCTATCCGGGGCGCCTACAACCGCCGCTTGGAAGAGCACCGCGAAGAGTTCCTGAAGACCGACTACCTGCGGACCGAAGAAGAGTCTGGCGCCGAACTCTGGCGGGTCAGCCTGCGTCTGGGCGCTTTGCAAGACATCGAATATGGCCGGTTCGTCGCCGACCTGCGCGAAATCGCCGAACCGGTGATCGCCGCCTATCGCAAACGGGACGAGATCCTCCGCACGATCGACAAGGACAACGCTGGCCAAGGTTTCGCCAAGGCTGGCGTTACCCTGCTGGGCGCCAACTTCATGGCCTACAAAGAGCAAGCCGACAAGGCCGAAGCTGGCGAACAGGTCGTCTACAAGCTCGACCCGCAAAAAATCTATGCCGAAACCCTCTTCGACCTGCTGGCCAACGCCCGACTAGAAGTCCACTACTTCGATCCAATCGGCGATAGCCTGCATCCTGAAGGGAACTCGCAAGGTCGGCTCGACCTGTTGATGGATCGCGACCAGTACTTCGTCGTGGTCGCCGATTCGCCCAAGTACGACCTCGCCGCGATCGAGTCGGCCGGCAAGACGGTCATCGACGCGACCCACTACAAATACGATCCCACCTCGCCGATGTTCGCGGTGACCGATCCCGATTTGCCCGAACTGACGATCGTCTACACCGGCGTCGTGCCGGTCGTCTACAAGGCGGCCCGGACGCTGTTGTCGAGCTTGGTCGAAAGCACGCTGTGGGCCTTTGGTCTGATCGCGCTGGTGATGGCATGGGTGCTGAAGAGCGCCCGAGCCGGCATCGTGTCGATGTTGCCCAACGTCTTCCCGGTGGTGCTGATCTTCGGCTTCATGGGGATGACTGGCATCGAAGTCGACATCGGTACGATGATGACCGCCAGCGTCGCGATGGGGATCGCGGTCGACGATACGATTCACTTCCTGACTTGGTTCCGCTGGGGCCTGGACAAGGGACTCAGCCGTCCCGACTCAATTCGCGAAGCGTACCGCCGCTGCGCTGTGGCGATGATGCAAACCACCATCATCGGCGGCGTCGGCCTGTCGGTCTTCGCAGTCAGTTCGTTTACGCCGACGCAACGTTTTGGCTACCTGATGGTTTCGCTGCTTGCAGCGGCGCTATTAGGAGACCTTGTCTTCTTGCCGGCGCTATTGGCGGGTCCGCTCGGCTCGATGTTCCGCCCCGCGAGAAAGGCGCACTTGGGACACGATCCCAGCGATGACGAAGCTCGCCATGATTCGGAAGAGGATCATGACTCGCCGAGCGTCATTCCGGTCGCCATCCATCGGAGTGAAGAAAACCACAACGAAAACGGCCACGGCGACTCCGGCAAGCGAACCGATTCGCACTACCGCAGCGGAAAGAGCGGATAA
- a CDS encoding FliM/FliN family flagellar motor switch protein has translation MADFTAKIQDQVVAACQEGKDEASEALSRALGSTMTLGVGEAGAYSSAVAPEEPGLAILLKVDLEAAVVLIPESTGLLPDWYAEPDATGESKLATLAQELGMLLLPEEFMPLDFKAGKIGNIQAGLKKGGCADASACVSLPLSGEKGAGEALLVWPAPQGDAIFKSNAAPQQPTDTPKNDPQLNVEEKPQPAAPATPPPQPQPAGSSSYGRLPHYAKSLLKIAVEVHVTLAAKRMRVSEITELGIGSIIQFDKSCEESIDLEVGEHRIAQGEAVKIGDKFGMRVTNVLLPEERFISIKGKRRVR, from the coding sequence ATGGCTGATTTCACCGCGAAAATCCAGGACCAAGTCGTCGCCGCTTGTCAGGAAGGCAAAGACGAAGCGAGCGAAGCGCTGAGCCGCGCGCTCGGATCGACCATGACGCTGGGAGTCGGCGAAGCCGGCGCCTACTCGTCGGCCGTCGCCCCAGAAGAGCCGGGTCTGGCGATCTTGCTGAAGGTCGACCTGGAAGCGGCGGTCGTCCTGATTCCGGAAAGCACGGGGCTGCTGCCTGATTGGTATGCCGAGCCTGACGCGACCGGCGAAAGCAAGCTGGCGACCCTGGCCCAAGAGCTGGGGATGCTGCTGCTGCCCGAAGAGTTCATGCCGCTTGACTTCAAAGCGGGCAAGATCGGCAACATCCAGGCCGGCCTGAAAAAAGGGGGCTGCGCCGACGCTTCGGCCTGCGTCAGTCTGCCGCTGTCGGGCGAAAAGGGAGCGGGCGAAGCGCTGCTGGTTTGGCCGGCGCCGCAGGGAGACGCGATCTTCAAGTCGAACGCCGCGCCGCAGCAACCGACCGACACGCCCAAGAACGATCCGCAGCTGAACGTCGAAGAAAAGCCGCAGCCAGCGGCGCCAGCGACTCCGCCGCCGCAACCGCAACCAGCTGGATCATCCAGCTACGGCCGCTTGCCGCATTACGCCAAGAGCCTGCTGAAGATCGCCGTCGAAGTGCACGTGACGCTGGCGGCCAAGAGGATGCGGGTCAGCGAGATCACCGAGCTGGGGATCGGCTCAATCATTCAATTCGACAAGTCGTGCGAAGAGTCAATCGACCTGGAAGTAGGCGAGCATCGCATCGCTCAAGGCGAAGCGGTCAAGATCGGCGACAAGTTTGGCATGCGCGTCACCAACGTCCTGCTGCCGGAAGAACGTTTTATTTCGATCAAAGGCAAACGCCGCGTACGATAA
- a CDS encoding sigma-70 family RNA polymerase sigma factor produces the protein MSKNLPVNNADPTTFVELIVKHERPLMRYIRCMIPHLADAEEIYQSTAILLWEKFAEYDPQRDFLPWAQRFAYFEILKFRRNAARRRMIFSEETLQAIADTHSASSTTLERRNRALQACLQKLPPGERNLLRSRYESRETIGAVAEELKITAKSLYRRLDRIREKLSQCVRHHAKLLEE, from the coding sequence ATGTCAAAGAATCTTCCCGTTAACAACGCCGATCCAACGACCTTTGTTGAGTTAATCGTCAAGCATGAACGGCCGCTGATGCGTTATATCCGCTGTATGATTCCACATCTGGCGGATGCGGAGGAGATTTACCAATCGACGGCAATCTTGTTATGGGAAAAGTTTGCAGAATACGATCCACAGCGCGACTTCCTCCCGTGGGCTCAGCGTTTCGCCTACTTCGAGATCCTCAAGTTTCGTCGCAACGCGGCTCGTCGCCGAATGATATTTAGCGAAGAGACGCTTCAGGCGATTGCCGATACGCATTCCGCGTCGAGCACGACGCTTGAGCGTCGCAATCGGGCCTTACAGGCATGCCTGCAGAAACTGCCGCCCGGCGAACGCAATTTGTTGCGAAGTCGTTACGAATCGCGTGAGACGATTGGCGCTGTGGCCGAAGAGTTGAAAATCACGGCAAAGTCCTTGTACCGCCGCTTGGATCGGATTCGTGAGAAGTTGTCGCAGTGCGTCCGGCATCATGCGAAGCTGCTAGAAGAGTAG